The Leptodactylus fuscus isolate aLepFus1 chromosome 5, aLepFus1.hap2, whole genome shotgun sequence genome segment AAGCATTACACCAGTGATACTATGCACATATATAGTGTGAACAATATTTATCAATAATCAATTAATTAGCATAGCCATGTGTGATGACTAATATCAAAGTGAAAAACACAATATATAAAAATGATGTGACAtaagatataaaaatatacaaaaataagtgACATATCTCCAAAGTGTACAAAGATACAATACgatataatgtaatacaatacaatataatataatataatatactacaatacaGCTTAATGAGCCAATAAAGAGGGGGAGTAAAAGTGTCATTAGTTTAGATACCTGATAGAATCCAGATACAGACAAGAAAGGACAACAAGTCCATAATAGCGAGCAGTGATCACCACTAGgggtgagcgatcgggattggaaaagatcggattccgatcagcgattgagcaaatttcatgatcgggatcggctggaaaatgatcggaaatcggattttaaaatcctgaaatctcaagatcggttcaatccCAATCACCACCGCACATGTGCAGAAATGAAATGAAATTAAGGCGGGGTTcaaacaggtttttttggtcatgaacctgaggtggaggttccggtccaaaatactggGCAGCCGCgatcagtgcagtgcatcggcatccagtctcgGCACTGCGACCAAAAGGAacgggcctagtcaggagtgtcttcaggtggattcatgaAGCACAATCTGCCTGAATGagtatgtccattcttttttcggggagctggaacaaatggtTCCCGGGAAAAAGAAACgaccaactcccattgaaatcaatgggagccgtctttttggtcaggactttgaggtggatacggcctcaatatcctgaccaaaataccccatgtgaacagcAGCCTAATGTTAAAAGGCTCTCAGTTTATACACCTGGTTACCGAgtgtgatcactaatacaatacactgcaatgctaatacattgtaacattgtatTGTAGAATCCCTACGCTTCTATTACAGACTTCctagtgcagcctgtaatagaggtGAGCTGAAAACAAGCTTTGGGTTCTTTAAACTGATCATCACCCCCTGGATTTCATTCTTGGGGGTGAAAATCACAGCTAAGACAGCAGTGTCCATTTACCCTCGGGAAGATGGTGGCCTGCTAAGATTTGTACAAGGTATCAGAGTGTCTGCAATCAGTGACGGCACCGatcagtgtttgttttttgtgtggtAGGAGACGGACCTTAATCTGTGGGGACAAAGGCAGGGCTATGAAGATGTCCATTGATTAATTTTGAAGAAGACaaactcatctttaaaatgatatcaagatcaTCATGACAGTTCCTACAGATGCCGAGAAGTTCACTggtgaaaacgctatttggcgtTGAGAACCCAATGCAAATCTGAGTTTCCGACAGCATTTTCACCAGTGAATCTGTAAAGGCTATCATGGTGGTCTTGGGGCTCTAAGGTATCCCACCCCTCCTGCCTCAGGCAGCTTCTTAGAGCATGAAGgagtaaggttaagttcacactgggttttttggaccggaatctgaggtggaggccgcctcaggttacgGTCTAAAATAAGGGTAGCttcgactgaatgccggtgcactgtttTTCAGATCCCTAAAcaaacccaaagaatggaaatccgaatgctaatgtgaatctagccatagagggataatgtaaaATCCCTATGAGACTAATCAGAGGGgcattcttctgtaatacccctctgaacatcaCCTAACCAGGTagtttattggcactgtgaccATGACGTTTACCATCGTGGAAGATgcaaaagagttgcaccaaacactaaCTCAAGAACTCAAAgacatcaataaagtttacattttttcactgtccctGTCCTGcccatacctgatctttatagaATGCAATCCTCCGCTGCCTCTCTAGCGAAagccgttacacactaaaataatagcaataatggttattactagagatgagcgtataaaacatttctgacagtcagataACACATTGTAATCCACTCAATGTCTtcatataaaatcccagtttttggcaTCTTCCAGATGGAGGTATTATCACGGGTGGTGATTGGGGGGCAGACACATATGACACCTTTGTACTGGGCCCACCAAAGTGGTAAAACACCCCTTGTCTCTATTATATACTTCAATTGACCCCTGGGGGCTATGGTGGCCGCTCTGCTCTTGAGTGTCTCCCATATTTAAAATTGCGACATCTATAAGTAAACAGTTACTAATCGCTTTACTCAGTTTTTTAGCTTTTGTTGTAGCTCTACGATACCGTGAGTTCGAGATGAAGACGGCTCCAAGTGTATGTCAGACAATTCCTTTTACAGTCTTATTTCTGTAAGGAATATAAGGATTGAACTGCCATGGCTCTATAGCTTTCCAGCCTGACGAGTCCGAGAAATGCGAGTCCGATTTTAGAAAAGAATAGACGGTGGGATGTTTTTGAAGAGATTCTTGAGAGCCTGTTTAATCTCTCTATTACTCAGACTGTATATCATGGGGTTAAGAAGTGGAGTGACAACAGTGTAAAACAGCGATAGAAGTGTCTTTGCACTTTCCTGCCGTGGAAATACATAGATGCTAATAAGTGATCCATAAAATAGAGACACCACAGCCAAATGGGctctacaggtggagaaggtctTCTGCCTCCTGGTCACAGAGGGGATCTTCAGTATGgtgaatataatatacacataggaGACTATTATCACAGTAACCGGGCaaattgcaagaaaaataaccaaaaacaaaGTTTCCATCTTCATTATAAAAGTGTCCGAGCAGGAAAGCGCCAGTATAGGTTCCaagtcacagaagaaatggtcaatgatgTTTGGTCCACAAAAATCCAAATGTCCAATTGTTAATGTGACCATCAACTCCTCAACAAAAATCACAACCCAGCAAAGGACAACAAGTTTTATACAAAATGTGAGGTCCATGATGGAGGTGTAATGTAGAGGGTGACAGATGGCCTGATaccggtcataggacatcaccGTCAGGAGAAGACATTCCAACGACTCCGTGGCTACAAAACAATAAAACTGAGTCAAACAGCCAATGAGTGGCAAATGGCTCCCATTATACAACACAACATTGAGCATATTGGGTACTACGGTGGTAGAGAGGAGGAGATCTGAGAAGGAGAGCTGTGtgaggaagaagtacatgggagagTGGAGGGATCTGCTGTAGGACACCACCAGGATGATCAGGAGGTTTCCACATAGAGTCACACAGAAGATGAGCAGCAGTAAGAGAAAGAACGGAAAATTTAGTCTTTGTAAATTCTGAAATCCCAAAAGTAGAATCTCCGTCACTttacttacattgtgatgtcccatGTTACCAGACAACGTTTTCCAAAGTTGCGGTGAACTTTTGTAGAACAAAGTAAATGAAGTCAAAAATTGTGTTAAGATGaaaatacaaatatacaggacttgaTCTTTGGTGAATGGAGACCTTTCCTTAAGAACATGAGGTACTTTTTGGAAATTAAAAATGTTTGGGTGTGGACAGTGTCGTAACCTTCTGTGATATTATTGTTTCAAAGTCTTGTTGGCTTGGCTTAATATCTTGAGTATCTACATTTTCCTCACCTTTTTGATATCAGGTAGGTAGTCCTGTGTGTCTCAGGGTTGGCACTCGAACCAACCAGGTAGAATCTACCAGACTTATGAATTATTACACCAGATGTAAGGGCTTCCGAAACACATCGAAGACTCAAGCCCTCAGTACTTTTTTAaggtaaatatttttaaaaaaatatcaagGACAAGAGATGAGAGAACCGGTTTATAATTAACTGGCCTTGTTAGcaatttttcccaaaaatttgctATTTGCTGAATCCAAAATTTCTGAGGTTTGAAGTTTTTGTTTAATGTTCATTCGCTAACAAAAACTTGCAAAACGCACATATAAATTTTTCGAGCTTTCTATGAACGTCAGGTGCTACTTACAACTTGTGTAGATGTTCACACATTTGGAAGACACTTTGAGGCCACTGACTTGGCTCAGCATCATCCCTCGGGCACATACTGCTTACATTCCTGGACCACCTACCTGACTCAAATTTCCAAACTTTCAGGTGAGTGTATGGAGGAACAAGATATTGAGCAAGGACAGCAAAACTTTGAGACCAGATTGCCACATAGGAGTGTCAAATTCTTCATGTGCAATTTCAATTTTCAAGAAGAATCTTTTACCTCCACCCTTATGTTCAGCCTGGAACTTTACAAGCCTTGAATATagacccttaggccgggttcacacaggtttttttaggccaaattttgatgcggattccacatcaaaatccagctCAAGAAACCgcctcccaatgaaatcaatgcgaGCCGGTCATCGACACAGATGTGATTGAGGCCTAACACATTTATGGAATCTACTCACCGGCTGGAAACCCTCAAGTCCTCTCAGCTTTTTTGGTTCTCTCACTCTCAGAGATTTTTGTGGTTTCCGgatattgtagatttttttttcgtaattcttttatttttttaaaaggaaCAGCATTATTTCTCCTCACCGATAGATGAAGACATCGCATTATCCCTCAGCCTCTTTTATAGATTTATCTTGTACTAGATACATTGTGTCATCTCTGAGGATTTGCCGTTCCCTCTGGGAGATTCCACTCTGAGAAGTTTCTGAACTTTTACAGAGTTTATACAAGTAAACTTTTCTATAGATATTTTATAAATCTAAAGTTGGATGAaggaacaaactttgtaatacttCACTAAGCAAGAACATCTGTGTCTTCAAATATTTCTCCTTATCTGAGTGATTTCAGTTCTCACTCCATAGACAAGGTATACACTTCTGAACACCGAACactaaagatctgatgaaggggtggtgcctGTGGAGTACTAAAGGACCCCGGAACGCGTTATCTAAATAAATCACGTTGTTACATCAGCGTACCAGCATTTCATTCCACTGAAAGGAACGTGCAACCGATTCCTCCATTTTGAGGGTATATCCCTCAGAATAAGTTGCATTTATATCGTTTGACCCAAGAGTGTAAGATAAGGTAACTAACTGTGAAATCTACAAAGTCTCATATGCCTAATTAGTGCGGCCACGCTTGGTATGTTATATTTCTTTTGGttcataaaatatagtgtagaatactcagaCCTCcaaggaacatatctataaaacatagtgctattgaacccacctctgcttgctgtctgaattctcccttcgatcatctgctataatattcaatggtatataatctgctattgaacccacctctgcttgctgtctgaattctcccttcgatcatctgctgtaatattcaatggtatataatcctgtatttcacctctgcatgattactgaactatatcctagcatttcatccaggctgtatattttttgcacttccatgtcttcttatctgcactagtgtcagtcttttgatcttcactgatttt includes the following:
- the LOC142204265 gene encoding olfactory receptor 1468-like, whose protein sequence is MGHHNVSKVTEILLLGFQNLQRLNFPFFLLLLLIFCVTLCGNLLIILVVSYSRSLHSPMYFFLTQLSFSDLLLSTTVVPNMLNVVLYNGSHLPLIGCLTQFYCFVATESLECLLLTVMSYDRYQAICHPLHYTSIMDLTFCIKLVVLCWVVIFVEELMVTLTIGHLDFCGPNIIDHFFCDLEPILALSCSDTFIMKMETLFLVIFLAICPVTVIIVSYVYIIFTILKIPSVTRRQKTFSTCRAHLAVVSLFYGSLISIYVFPRQESAKTLLSLFYTVVTPLLNPMIYSLSNREIKQALKNLFKNIPPSILF